The Psychroflexus sp. ALD_RP9 region AGTACGAAATCACTGCAAATACGAGTCATCAATTTGCTGTGGTTGTGCCAAAACGCTTACATAAACATGCTGTTGACCGCAATAAAATTAAAAGGCAAATGCGTGAGGCGTTTCGTTTACAGAAGCATGAACTTCAACAAAAGGTGCATTTTAACATGATGTTTATTTATACTTCACCTCAACAGCTTCAATTTGAGCAAATCTTAAAAGCGGTTAAACGTCATATTTCATTCTTAAATCAATTAAAGTCATGAAAAAATCATTTATCATTTTTAGCCTCGTTTCAATTCTTGGTTTGGGTTTATT contains the following coding sequences:
- the rnpA gene encoding ribonuclease P protein component, with translation MAKQTISKTERLKSRKAIDRLFSQRQFNKAFPLKLQYEITANTSHQFAVVVPKRLHKHAVDRNKIKRQMREAFRLQKHELQQKVHFNMMFIYTSPQQLQFEQILKAVKRHISFLNQLKS